A single genomic interval of Arthrobacter sp. NicSoilB8 harbors:
- a CDS encoding D-arabinono-1,4-lactone oxidase has translation MTTTNHPHAASSARAATPSAPFGTDVTWTNWGGNQSATPAFTVRPRTEQEALDAVRFAIREGLPVRAVGSGHSSSPLVQTGGVLMDMSALSAITGTDTVRRRARALAGTTISAFGDPLWEQGLALGNQGDIDKQQIAGALSTSTHGSGKDLGSFSSNLRWVRLINGYGEIVEIGEGQLRELKAAQVALGTLGIFLEVELAVADRYYLQEEITYPTWAETAATWQADIDANRHYSFLWCPDDDSCELLDLPGSPSQKMANRSYTKRYNIAPIQDEHEISRTEGARLDRSYRIYPGGFTTQFHELEYFVPSQHGLEAVEAVQELIRTKHPDQKYPVEVRWVKADEGYMSQFQGRDTTVITLTTQPGTDYWPFFRDADALLQEFEPRAHWGKIHFMTRSRLERLYPEIDTFIQVRREFDPRGIFLNDHTRALVG, from the coding sequence ATGACCACCACGAATCATCCCCACGCCGCGTCGTCGGCACGCGCCGCAACCCCGTCCGCTCCCTTCGGGACAGACGTAACGTGGACCAACTGGGGCGGAAACCAGAGCGCCACGCCGGCCTTCACGGTCCGGCCGCGGACTGAACAGGAAGCGCTCGACGCCGTCCGGTTCGCCATCCGCGAAGGCCTGCCAGTCCGCGCAGTCGGCTCAGGACATTCCTCCTCTCCGCTTGTTCAGACGGGCGGCGTCCTGATGGACATGTCCGCACTCTCGGCAATCACCGGGACCGACACTGTGCGGCGTCGCGCGAGGGCCCTGGCGGGCACCACCATCAGCGCTTTTGGCGATCCGCTGTGGGAGCAGGGGCTGGCACTGGGCAACCAGGGCGACATCGATAAGCAGCAGATCGCCGGGGCGCTCTCGACCAGCACCCACGGCTCCGGAAAGGATCTGGGCAGCTTTTCATCAAACCTGCGTTGGGTCAGGCTGATCAACGGTTACGGCGAAATCGTCGAAATTGGTGAAGGGCAGCTCCGCGAACTCAAGGCCGCCCAGGTCGCCTTGGGGACGCTCGGAATCTTCCTGGAGGTCGAACTGGCGGTAGCGGACCGCTATTACCTGCAGGAGGAGATTACGTATCCCACGTGGGCGGAGACCGCGGCAACCTGGCAGGCCGACATCGACGCGAACAGGCACTACTCGTTCCTCTGGTGCCCGGACGACGATTCATGCGAGCTCCTGGACCTACCCGGTTCGCCGAGCCAGAAGATGGCGAACCGCAGCTACACCAAGCGGTACAACATTGCCCCGATCCAGGACGAGCATGAAATTTCGCGCACGGAGGGTGCCCGGCTGGACCGGTCTTACCGCATCTACCCGGGCGGATTCACCACACAGTTCCATGAACTCGAGTACTTCGTTCCCAGCCAGCACGGCCTGGAGGCCGTCGAGGCTGTCCAGGAGCTGATCCGCACCAAGCATCCCGACCAGAAGTACCCCGTTGAGGTCCGCTGGGTGAAAGCCGACGAAGGTTACATGTCCCAGTTCCAGGGACGGGACACCACCGTCATTACCCTGACCACCCAACCTGGAACTGACTACTGGCCTTTCTTCCGGGATGCAGACGCGCTGCTTCAGGAATTCGAGCCGCGTGCGCACTGGGGAAAGATCCATTTCATGACGAGGAGCCGCTTGGAGCGTCTCTACCCGGAGATTGACACCTTCATCCAGGTGCGCCGGGAGTTCGACCCCCGCGGAATATTCCTTAACGACCACACTCGTGCGCTCGTTGGCTAA
- a CDS encoding nitrilase-related carbon-nitrogen hydrolase, with translation MIEITSLDTPPSLARTLPSSRPALRVGVVQHRWHPDGAVLRAELDEGIERAARLGATVVFLPELTLSRYPADTLPENDAAGGGTRPRPSDIAEDLFTGPTFRFAADAARRHGICVHASLYQKSENPNGTDDGLGLNTAILVSPAGELLGRTHKLHIPVTAGYYEDKFFRQGPDGDDAYEVHSPAELGGARLGMPTCWDEWFPELARIYSLGGAELLVYPTAIGSEPDHPDFDTQPLWQQVIVGNGIANGLFMVAPNRWGSEGTLNFYGSSFISDPYGRILAQAPRDESAVLVADLDLDQRRDWLTLFPFLATRRPETYTRLTEPVRTDAPLGRPADEASADEANEYEASARKVTA, from the coding sequence ATGATCGAAATCACTTCCCTCGACACCCCGCCCTCCCTCGCCCGTACCCTCCCGTCCAGCCGCCCGGCACTGCGGGTCGGCGTCGTGCAGCACCGCTGGCATCCGGACGGCGCCGTCCTGCGCGCCGAACTGGACGAAGGCATCGAACGGGCCGCCCGGCTGGGAGCCACCGTCGTCTTCCTGCCCGAGCTCACGCTGTCCCGCTACCCTGCCGACACGCTGCCCGAAAACGATGCCGCCGGGGGCGGCACCCGCCCGCGGCCCTCGGACATCGCCGAAGACCTGTTCACCGGACCCACGTTCCGTTTCGCGGCGGACGCGGCCCGCCGGCACGGAATCTGCGTCCACGCCTCGCTGTACCAGAAGTCGGAAAACCCGAATGGAACTGACGACGGGCTGGGCCTGAACACCGCCATTTTGGTGTCCCCCGCTGGCGAACTGCTGGGACGCACGCACAAGCTGCATATCCCGGTGACGGCCGGCTACTACGAGGACAAGTTCTTCCGGCAGGGGCCCGACGGCGATGACGCCTACGAGGTCCACTCCCCCGCCGAACTCGGCGGCGCACGGTTGGGCATGCCCACCTGCTGGGACGAATGGTTCCCCGAACTGGCCCGGATCTACTCCCTCGGCGGGGCGGAGCTCCTGGTCTACCCCACCGCCATCGGCTCCGAGCCGGACCACCCGGACTTCGACACCCAGCCGTTGTGGCAGCAGGTCATTGTGGGCAACGGTATCGCCAACGGGCTGTTTATGGTGGCCCCCAACCGCTGGGGCAGCGAAGGCACGCTGAACTTCTACGGTTCCTCCTTCATCTCCGATCCCTACGGCCGGATCCTCGCCCAGGCGCCGCGGGACGAATCCGCCGTCCTCGTCGCCGACCTGGACCTCGACCAGCGCCGGGACTGGCTCACGCTCTTCCCGTTCCTGGCCACGCGCCGCCCGGAAACCTACACCCGGCTGACCGAGCCCGTGCGCACCGACGCCCCGCTCGGCCGTCCTGCGGATGAGGCCAGTGCGGATGAGGCCAACGAGTATGAGGCCAGTGCGCGGAAGGTCACCGCGTGA
- a CDS encoding agmatine deiminase family protein has product MSAWRMPSETAPQDRVWMAFPTGGYTLGETAEDAHAARSVWAGVANAVVEFEPVTMLVAPEDAETAARYLHPDVEVVTAALNDAWMRDIGPTFVLDATGRLGAVDWVFNGWGGQDWAVWDKDSLVAAEVAARSGASHVVSPLVNEGGGIHVDGEGTVLVTETVQLDPGRNPGLSKADVEAELARTLGASHVVWLPRGLTRDSERFGTRGHVDIVAAIPSPGTVLVHSQQNPAHPDFEVSREIIGHLATTRDAAGREWNIIEVPAPETLTDEEGFVDYSYINHLVVNGGVIACTFGDPMDEKALRILGDAYPGRKVVGINARELFARGGGIHCITQQQPSTSQNLPE; this is encoded by the coding sequence GTGAGCGCCTGGCGGATGCCGTCCGAAACGGCACCCCAGGACCGCGTCTGGATGGCGTTCCCCACCGGCGGCTACACCCTGGGCGAGACAGCGGAAGACGCCCACGCCGCCCGCTCCGTGTGGGCCGGCGTCGCGAACGCCGTGGTGGAGTTCGAACCGGTCACCATGCTGGTGGCCCCGGAGGATGCGGAAACTGCCGCGCGCTACCTCCACCCCGATGTCGAGGTGGTCACCGCCGCGCTGAACGATGCCTGGATGCGGGACATCGGCCCCACGTTTGTCCTGGACGCCACCGGCCGGCTCGGCGCCGTGGACTGGGTGTTCAACGGCTGGGGCGGCCAGGACTGGGCCGTCTGGGACAAGGATTCGCTCGTGGCGGCGGAGGTCGCGGCCCGCTCGGGAGCCAGCCACGTGGTGTCGCCCTTGGTGAACGAGGGCGGCGGCATCCATGTGGACGGCGAAGGCACGGTCCTCGTCACCGAGACGGTGCAGCTGGATCCGGGCCGCAACCCCGGGCTCAGCAAGGCCGACGTCGAGGCGGAGCTGGCCCGGACCCTCGGCGCCAGCCACGTCGTCTGGCTGCCGCGGGGGCTGACCCGGGATTCGGAGCGGTTCGGCACGCGCGGCCACGTCGATATCGTCGCGGCCATCCCGTCCCCGGGCACCGTGCTGGTCCACTCGCAGCAGAACCCGGCCCATCCCGATTTCGAGGTCAGCCGAGAGATCATCGGCCACCTCGCCACCACCCGGGACGCGGCCGGCCGTGAATGGAACATCATCGAGGTTCCCGCCCCGGAAACCCTCACGGACGAGGAAGGCTTCGTCGACTACAGCTACATCAACCATCTGGTGGTCAACGGCGGCGTCATCGCCTGCACGTTCGGCGACCCGATGGATGAGAAGGCGTTGCGCATCCTCGGCGACGCCTACCCGGGCCGCAAAGTGGTCGGCATCAACGCCCGCGAGCTCTTCGCCCGCGGCGGCGGCATCCACTGCATCACCCAACAGCAACCGTCCACCTCCCAGAATCTCCCGGAATAA
- a CDS encoding cytosine permease, with amino-acid sequence MTTYKPIGPGSAERTNTEVHLGDYEASLQPIPEAARTRKVSGQFWIWAGANLAPINWVLGALGIHLGLGLADTILVLVLGNLIGMLLFGCFVLLGQKTGATAMVQSRAAFGRRGNYIPAGMQALLVIGWCAVNTWVILDLVMALLGMLGWVDPDAPNYAWKISVAAAIMGAQVAIAWFGYKAIAAFERWTVPPTLVILVIMSAVAWLGLKIDWAYAGPSGQILEGSERIAAMSAVMTAIGIGWGITWFTYAADYSRFVSISVPGRKVYLASVLGQFIPVVWLGILGASLATNSGEIDPGKLIVQNFGALAIPVLFMVLHGPIATNILNIYSFSVTTQALDIQISRRKLNVFVGALSFVAVVFFIFQDDFASVLDSWLVGLVAWVAAWSGVMLVHFFWLEKKWPRGTDRLFAAPGSNRLPSVNWAGITSLVLGVFATWLFMYGLVPQMQGPIATALGGWDLSWLAGGLTSAASYALLGRRAHQRSDIDSHRIEELKVQQN; translated from the coding sequence ATGACCACATACAAGCCAATCGGCCCCGGCAGTGCCGAGCGTACCAACACCGAAGTCCATCTCGGAGACTACGAAGCGTCACTTCAGCCGATTCCGGAGGCGGCTCGCACTCGAAAAGTCTCGGGACAATTCTGGATTTGGGCCGGCGCCAACCTCGCGCCAATCAACTGGGTCCTCGGGGCTTTGGGCATTCACCTGGGCCTCGGGCTCGCTGACACTATTTTGGTTCTGGTACTGGGGAACCTGATCGGCATGCTGTTGTTCGGTTGTTTTGTGTTACTCGGTCAGAAGACGGGGGCGACGGCCATGGTGCAGTCCCGGGCCGCCTTCGGCCGCCGCGGAAACTACATTCCTGCGGGAATGCAAGCCCTCCTCGTCATCGGCTGGTGCGCAGTGAATACGTGGGTCATTTTGGATCTGGTGATGGCCCTGTTGGGCATGCTTGGTTGGGTTGATCCGGACGCACCGAACTATGCATGGAAGATTTCCGTCGCGGCAGCGATTATGGGTGCCCAAGTGGCAATCGCCTGGTTTGGGTACAAAGCCATTGCTGCTTTTGAACGCTGGACTGTGCCGCCCACGCTTGTCATCCTCGTTATCATGTCCGCGGTCGCGTGGTTGGGACTGAAGATCGACTGGGCCTATGCGGGGCCCTCCGGCCAGATTCTCGAAGGATCCGAGCGGATTGCTGCCATGAGCGCCGTCATGACTGCCATCGGCATCGGCTGGGGAATTACTTGGTTCACCTACGCCGCAGACTATTCACGATTTGTCAGTATTTCCGTACCTGGGCGGAAGGTCTACCTGGCCTCCGTGCTTGGGCAATTCATCCCGGTTGTCTGGCTTGGAATTCTGGGCGCCAGCCTCGCAACCAATAGCGGAGAGATCGATCCAGGCAAGCTCATCGTGCAGAATTTTGGGGCGTTGGCGATCCCGGTCCTCTTCATGGTTCTGCATGGCCCGATCGCCACAAACATCCTGAATATTTACAGCTTTTCAGTGACGACGCAGGCCCTGGATATACAAATCAGCCGACGGAAGCTTAACGTCTTCGTCGGGGCACTTTCTTTTGTGGCCGTGGTCTTCTTTATTTTCCAGGATGACTTTGCATCCGTGCTTGATTCGTGGCTCGTGGGCCTGGTTGCGTGGGTTGCCGCGTGGAGCGGCGTCATGCTGGTTCACTTCTTCTGGCTGGAAAAGAAATGGCCGCGTGGCACAGACCGTCTATTTGCGGCTCCCGGGTCAAACAGGCTGCCCTCTGTGAACTGGGCCGGAATTACTTCCCTTGTGCTCGGGGTTTTCGCCACATGGCTATTCATGTACGGACTGGTGCCTCAGATGCAGGGGCCCATAGCCACGGCACTTGGCGGGTGGGACCTCTCCTGGCTGGCCGGGGGACTGACTAGTGCTGCCAGCTACGCGCTGCTGGGGCGCCGAGCTCACCAAAGGTCCGACATTGACTCGCATCGCATCGAAGAACTGAAGGTGCAGCAAAACTGA
- a CDS encoding SDR family NAD(P)-dependent oxidoreductase has translation MSHFQDKTYLVTGASSGIGLATTRALLAQGAKVAAVGLPDRLLDDAKRQLSGAVIFIEADVSESQQVDSAFARAETELGPLSGAFNAAGISSVAPIAETSDKLWQRLIQVNLTGTFHFARAAARTLSSNGGGSLVCTASELSLVGQAGYSAYTATKGGVLSMVRSLAAELAPAGVRVNALSPGTTDTPMLAAEFANEEERARDEASVPLGRFALPEEIAAAALWLLGPDSSYVTGTNLVVDGGRTTTFPLGH, from the coding sequence ATGAGCCATTTTCAGGACAAGACCTACCTTGTCACCGGAGCCAGCTCCGGCATCGGTCTCGCGACCACCAGGGCCCTCCTGGCGCAAGGGGCAAAGGTTGCAGCAGTAGGGCTCCCGGACCGTCTGCTTGATGACGCAAAACGCCAACTGTCGGGCGCCGTGATCTTCATCGAAGCTGACGTCTCTGAGTCCCAGCAGGTCGATAGCGCCTTCGCCCGGGCGGAAACAGAACTCGGCCCCCTGAGCGGGGCCTTCAACGCCGCGGGAATTTCCAGCGTTGCGCCCATCGCCGAAACGTCCGACAAACTGTGGCAGAGACTGATCCAGGTGAACTTGACCGGCACTTTCCACTTCGCCAGGGCAGCGGCGCGAACGCTCTCATCCAACGGCGGGGGCTCGCTCGTCTGCACTGCCAGCGAACTATCACTCGTCGGCCAGGCCGGCTACAGCGCATACACCGCGACCAAGGGCGGCGTCCTGTCGATGGTGCGGTCCTTGGCCGCCGAACTTGCACCTGCCGGCGTCCGGGTCAACGCGCTGTCGCCGGGCACGACAGATACTCCGATGCTTGCGGCCGAGTTCGCGAACGAAGAAGAACGCGCCAGGGACGAAGCGTCCGTGCCTCTTGGCCGATTCGCCCTGCCGGAGGAGATTGCGGCCGCGGCGCTGTGGCTGTTGGGCCCCGATTCCTCATATGTCACGGGAACAAACCTTGTTGTCGACGGTGGTCGAACCACGACGTTCCCCCTCGGACACTGA
- a CDS encoding NAD(P)-dependent oxidoreductase, which yields MSSVLVTGGAGFTGRHIINELADAGHQTVSYNRDFLEAPRPDVVSIQGELFDIPRLLEVFKEHDIDTIVHTAAISHPTYSLSFPLATFAANVEGTVAVFEAARLHGVKRIINFSSECVYGKTSAPVVLESEPVNPTTPYAVTKVTGEWLGQVYGDRYGIDVISLRIGQVYGPGNRMDEVLRDIMRGVVRDGSFSQDHGADHRYNLVYVRDVALAILAAVQAPQTASARPLAYNISGSEYWTLSDVVKEVRMAFPDATVEIGPGTDPTLDLQGHFSIASAGADLGYESAWPLQRALGDYADWLSTHDF from the coding sequence ATGAGCTCTGTCCTGGTCACAGGTGGTGCCGGATTCACTGGCCGCCACATCATCAACGAACTTGCCGACGCCGGCCATCAGACTGTCAGCTACAACCGGGATTTCCTCGAGGCTCCACGCCCCGATGTGGTTTCCATTCAGGGCGAACTGTTTGATATCCCTCGCCTCCTCGAAGTATTCAAGGAGCACGACATTGACACCATCGTCCATACCGCCGCGATATCCCACCCGACCTATTCTTTGAGCTTTCCCCTGGCGACGTTTGCAGCCAACGTCGAGGGAACAGTGGCGGTTTTCGAGGCAGCACGACTCCACGGCGTCAAACGGATCATCAACTTCTCTTCCGAGTGCGTGTACGGAAAGACCTCAGCACCGGTCGTTCTCGAATCGGAGCCGGTAAATCCCACGACGCCCTACGCCGTGACGAAGGTTACCGGGGAATGGCTCGGCCAGGTCTACGGCGACAGGTATGGAATCGACGTCATCTCCCTGCGCATCGGCCAAGTTTACGGACCCGGAAACCGCATGGATGAAGTCCTGCGGGATATCATGCGCGGCGTAGTCCGTGACGGTTCATTCTCACAGGACCACGGGGCCGATCACCGCTATAACCTGGTCTACGTCCGCGACGTCGCTCTTGCCATACTGGCGGCAGTCCAGGCACCGCAAACAGCCTCGGCCAGGCCCCTGGCCTACAACATCTCCGGCAGCGAGTACTGGACACTCAGTGACGTAGTCAAAGAAGTTCGAATGGCATTCCCGGACGCCACCGTGGAGATCGGTCCCGGGACGGATCCAACCTTGGACCTGCAGGGCCACTTCAGCATCGCTTCCGCTGGCGCGGATCTGGGCTACGAATCGGCCTGGCCCCTGCAGCGGGCCCTCGGCGACTACGCCGACTGGCTCTCCACTCATGACTTCTGA
- a CDS encoding polysaccharide deacetylase → MTFNKSGWRQGAACVAALTFDVDAESPILAAGRRHADNAMAMTHQAFGPKVGVPRILQMLKDVQQPATFFIPGVTAEWYPHMVEQVLEAGHEIAHHSHTHRTAVSMSFDDERADFDLALSALGRFGISPKGHRAAMWEPSWQTPSLVAEYGLKYDSSLMDADIPYLIETPAGTVAELPPHWSLDDWEQYAFLPEPKIGGIIQSPLVVADMWIHEIDAMRRHGALFMLTCHPFLTGRAGRLEALRTVIETALERGDVRFSTCEALAEAALDDPALIAEPLNPVTASAELYPHY, encoded by the coding sequence ATGACATTTAATAAGAGCGGCTGGAGGCAGGGGGCGGCGTGCGTTGCCGCGCTGACGTTCGACGTCGACGCCGAGTCCCCCATCCTGGCCGCCGGCCGCCGCCATGCCGACAATGCAATGGCGATGACTCACCAGGCGTTCGGACCCAAGGTGGGTGTTCCGCGGATTCTCCAAATGTTGAAAGACGTGCAGCAGCCGGCGACATTCTTTATTCCAGGCGTAACCGCGGAATGGTATCCCCACATGGTTGAGCAGGTCCTGGAAGCCGGTCATGAGATCGCGCACCACTCACACACTCACCGCACGGCGGTGAGCATGAGTTTCGACGACGAGCGCGCTGACTTCGATCTGGCGCTTTCCGCGCTCGGGCGCTTCGGCATTTCTCCAAAAGGGCATCGCGCCGCAATGTGGGAGCCCTCGTGGCAGACTCCGTCGCTGGTGGCTGAGTATGGGCTGAAATACGATTCCAGCCTGATGGATGCGGACATCCCGTATCTCATTGAAACGCCCGCGGGGACGGTTGCGGAGCTCCCCCCGCATTGGAGCCTGGACGACTGGGAGCAGTATGCCTTCCTTCCGGAACCCAAGATCGGTGGAATCATCCAGTCGCCACTGGTCGTGGCGGACATGTGGATTCACGAGATCGACGCAATGCGACGCCATGGCGCGCTTTTCATGCTCACGTGCCACCCTTTCCTCACTGGGCGGGCAGGACGGCTGGAGGCGCTGCGGACGGTTATCGAAACTGCGCTGGAACGAGGCGACGTCCGCTTCTCGACGTGCGAAGCGCTCGCGGAAGCGGCACTCGATGACCCTGCATTGATCGCCGAGCCCCTCAATCCAGTGACAGCGTCCGCGGAGCTGTATCCGCACTACTGA
- a CDS encoding amino acid permease: protein MAMNSPSQLLSDASGPTQTPNPESLQLKREMGFWSSFSLAFAFMSPIIGLYGVFGLALMAAGPAFWWGLLVVLLGQALVAAVLAELASRWPVAGGVCLWSRSLLGHTYSWYAGWAYIWTLIITVAAVAFGGGTFLASLLGIEQPDTTTKIVLGAVILLISTIANSAGRKWLSLLVTVSIVCEVIASLGVGLVLIIFHRRNSLSTILDAFGSAPDTTAYVFGPFLAAVAIIGWSFVGFESAGAIAEEVRSPERKVPRAVLTSLITVASVITFSCLALLLAIPDIGAAMSGADPDPITTTLTANLGEGVTKPLLVAIVLGFIAGTVALQAAVSRSVFAFARLDALPAAKILRRLSKTDRLPINALLVSAVASMIVLALSASQVYGALVAFATAGFYVAFIFPVLAALVVRLKGEWNAGPFSLGVLGPVVNVAALLWLGFEIVNIAWPRQPEAPWYQNYAVTVVFVLLGLAGFAVERRLRRRNSDAHLATETETDPEPELVKVAP, encoded by the coding sequence ATGGCAATGAACTCCCCGTCCCAGCTGTTGTCGGACGCCTCTGGTCCAACACAGACGCCTAATCCTGAATCCCTCCAACTGAAACGGGAGATGGGGTTCTGGTCCTCCTTCTCGTTGGCGTTCGCATTCATGTCGCCAATCATCGGCTTGTACGGAGTATTTGGCTTGGCCCTGATGGCCGCAGGCCCGGCCTTCTGGTGGGGGTTGTTGGTGGTCCTCCTAGGCCAGGCCCTGGTAGCAGCCGTGCTTGCCGAACTCGCTTCACGATGGCCCGTTGCCGGCGGGGTCTGCCTCTGGTCCAGGTCCCTTCTCGGACACACCTACAGCTGGTACGCAGGGTGGGCCTACATCTGGACGCTCATCATCACAGTTGCCGCCGTGGCCTTCGGCGGTGGCACATTTCTTGCCTCATTGCTCGGCATTGAGCAGCCTGACACCACAACGAAAATCGTGCTGGGCGCCGTCATCTTGTTGATAAGTACTATCGCCAACTCTGCCGGAAGGAAATGGCTGAGTCTGCTAGTGACTGTGAGCATCGTGTGTGAGGTCATCGCCAGCCTGGGAGTCGGGTTGGTACTGATCATCTTCCATCGCCGAAATTCCCTGAGCACGATTCTGGACGCTTTCGGATCCGCACCCGACACAACCGCATATGTCTTTGGGCCTTTCCTTGCCGCGGTGGCAATCATCGGTTGGTCGTTTGTGGGATTCGAAAGTGCGGGCGCAATTGCCGAGGAAGTCCGATCTCCCGAACGCAAAGTTCCGAGGGCAGTACTTACGTCTCTGATCACGGTGGCATCTGTCATTACGTTTTCTTGCCTGGCCCTGCTCCTCGCAATCCCGGATATTGGCGCCGCCATGTCGGGGGCCGACCCGGACCCGATTACGACAACCCTCACTGCCAATCTCGGCGAGGGCGTCACCAAACCCCTCCTGGTGGCCATCGTCCTGGGATTCATCGCCGGGACGGTGGCACTGCAGGCGGCCGTATCTCGATCGGTTTTCGCGTTCGCCAGGCTGGATGCCCTACCTGCGGCCAAGATCCTGAGGCGTCTCAGCAAGACCGACCGACTGCCCATCAACGCCCTCTTAGTCTCCGCGGTCGCTTCAATGATTGTTCTGGCCCTGTCGGCATCACAGGTGTACGGCGCCCTCGTTGCCTTCGCGACGGCGGGCTTCTACGTGGCTTTCATCTTTCCAGTGCTGGCCGCGCTGGTAGTACGGCTGAAGGGAGAGTGGAATGCCGGACCCTTCAGCCTGGGAGTTCTTGGCCCAGTAGTGAACGTGGCCGCATTGCTGTGGTTGGGTTTTGAGATCGTCAATATCGCATGGCCGCGCCAACCGGAAGCGCCCTGGTACCAGAACTACGCAGTGACTGTGGTCTTCGTGCTCCTTGGCCTGGCGGGATTTGCGGTGGAGAGACGCCTGCGTCGACGCAATAGCGACGCCCACTTGGCGACAGAGACAGAGACAGATCCGGAGCCGGAACTGGTGAAAGTCGCGCCGTGA
- a CDS encoding APC family permease, whose protein sequence is MSQTIGREDGITTTGHDVVDPAGSKHGITGKGLKGGQLGLLAVVVLGISSVAPAYSLTSSLGPAVGAVGVQLPAIFIVAFIPMILVAFAYRELNADSPDSGTTFTWATKAFGPFVGWMGGWGLLAANIIVLSNLAGVAVDFFYLFLAQVFNNPELADLTSNTAVNIVTCLVFVALAVWVSYRGLHATKLVQYSMVGFQVLVLAVFVIMALSHAASGDAGTSIAFSWDWFNPAKIESFEQFTAGMSLAVFVYWGWDVCLTVNEETKGGKGTAGRAGTTTAVAVLALYLVVIVATMMVAGTGADGIGLNNPDNQSNIFAALASPVMGPLAILMSLAVLSGTASSLQSTMASPARSLLAMGHYGALPPRFASVSKRFGSPGYATVIAGLISGGFYAVMKVVSENVLNDTIMALGLMICFYYGLTAFACTWYFRHSLFSSVRNFFMRLLFPVLGGLVLTVVFFQTAVDSWAPEFGSGSEVFGVGLVFILGIGILALGLVIMLVAAKWHPGFFRGETIRKDTPALVVPE, encoded by the coding sequence ATGAGTCAAACTATCGGCCGTGAAGACGGCATCACCACCACCGGTCACGACGTCGTCGATCCGGCCGGCTCCAAGCACGGCATCACCGGCAAGGGCCTCAAGGGCGGCCAGCTGGGCCTGCTCGCCGTCGTCGTCCTGGGCATTTCCTCCGTGGCGCCCGCCTACAGCCTCACCAGTTCGCTGGGACCGGCCGTCGGCGCCGTCGGTGTGCAGCTGCCGGCGATCTTCATCGTCGCGTTCATTCCCATGATCCTGGTGGCGTTCGCCTACCGGGAGCTCAACGCCGATTCCCCGGACAGCGGCACCACCTTCACGTGGGCCACGAAGGCGTTCGGCCCGTTCGTCGGCTGGATGGGAGGCTGGGGGCTGCTGGCCGCCAACATCATCGTCCTGTCCAATCTGGCCGGCGTCGCGGTGGACTTCTTCTACCTCTTCCTGGCCCAGGTGTTCAACAACCCCGAGCTCGCGGACCTGACCTCCAACACGGCTGTGAACATCGTTACGTGCCTCGTGTTCGTGGCACTCGCCGTCTGGGTCAGCTACCGCGGCCTGCACGCCACCAAGCTCGTGCAGTACAGCATGGTCGGATTCCAAGTGCTGGTCCTGGCCGTCTTCGTCATCATGGCGCTCAGCCACGCCGCCTCCGGTGACGCGGGCACCTCGATCGCCTTCAGCTGGGACTGGTTCAACCCGGCCAAGATCGAAAGCTTCGAGCAGTTCACCGCCGGCATGTCCCTGGCCGTCTTCGTCTACTGGGGCTGGGACGTCTGCCTCACCGTGAACGAGGAAACCAAGGGCGGCAAGGGCACCGCCGGCCGGGCAGGAACCACGACGGCGGTCGCCGTCCTGGCCCTCTACCTCGTCGTGATCGTGGCCACCATGATGGTGGCTGGCACCGGAGCCGACGGCATCGGCCTGAACAACCCGGACAACCAGTCGAATATCTTCGCAGCACTGGCCTCCCCGGTCATGGGTCCGCTCGCCATCCTGATGTCCCTGGCCGTACTCTCCGGCACCGCGTCCTCCCTGCAGTCCACCATGGCTTCCCCGGCGCGCAGTCTGCTGGCGATGGGCCACTACGGCGCCCTGCCGCCGCGTTTCGCTTCCGTCAGCAAGCGCTTCGGATCCCCCGGTTACGCCACGGTGATCGCGGGCCTGATTTCCGGCGGCTTCTACGCCGTCATGAAGGTGGTCAGCGAGAACGTCCTCAACGACACCATCATGGCCCTGGGCCTGATGATCTGCTTCTACTACGGCCTGACGGCGTTCGCCTGCACGTGGTACTTCCGGCACAGCCTGTTCTCCAGCGTCCGCAACTTCTTCATGCGGCTGCTGTTCCCGGTCCTGGGCGGCCTGGTCCTCACCGTAGTCTTCTTCCAGACCGCCGTGGACAGCTGGGCGCCGGAATTCGGTAGCGGCTCGGAGGTCTTCGGGGTGGGCCTGGTGTTCATCCTGGGGATCGGCATCCTCGCCCTTGGCCTCGTGATCATGCTCGTCGCGGCGAAATGGCATCCGGGCTTCTTCCGGGGTGAGACCATCCGCAAGGACACCCCCGCCCTGGTGGTTCCGGAGTAG